The following nucleotide sequence is from Streptomyces xiamenensis.
CATCAGCTCCTGATGCGTCAGCCGCCCGTCTCCTTCCGGACCCGGTGCTGCTACGGGGTTGGGGGTGCGCGGCCCGGTGCGCTGCCGCGGTGCGGTGCTCCGCCGTGCCGGGTTCACCGGGGCGGGGCCCACCCCGGGGCCGCCACCGCCGCCGCTGCCGCCGCCCGCGCCGGGCCCGCCGCGCGGCGTGGGCACCCGGGGCGCCCCGGTGGACCCGGCGCCGCCGCCGGCCGGCTCCTGATCACCGGGCTCCCGGCCACCGGGCCGTGCGGCCGTCATCCGCGGTGCTCCCGTCGTACGTCGTCGGCGCCGCCATCCGGATAGGTAGCGGCTGAGGACAGCAACTGCAACCCCAGCCGCAGCCTGCGCCGCGCCTCGGCGTCGGAGATGCCCAGCTCCCTCGCCACCTCGCGGTAGTCGGTGCGCCCGCCCCTGGCCAGTTCCAGCGCCTCGCGCAGCGGCGCGGGCATGGCCGTCACGATGTAGTCGGCCCGGGCGAGGGTGGAGGCGGTACGGATCCGCTCGGCCGAACCGGCGCCCGTGCCCTCCCGGCGGCGCAGCCGCGCCACCGCCAGCCGGTGCGCCTCGTCGGCGATCCAGGAGCGCATCGGCCCCTGCTCGGGGTCGAAGCTGTCGGGGGTCGCCCAGATCCGGCCGAAGACCTCGCGGGTCACCCGGGCCGTGGCGTCCTCGTCGCTCAGCACGCGCTGGGCGATGCCGTACGCCAGGGAGGCGAAGCGGTCATACAGTTCGGCCAGGGCCGCGGCCTCGCCGCGCTCCAGCCGCCGGCGCATGGCGCGATCCCACTCCGGCGGTGTCTCATGTGCCATCCCTGCCCCCAAGCGTTCTCACACTCGGCACAACCTCCGACCCCGTGCGTACGTCAAATGTAGTGCGAGGAACTGTTCCCGCGCGCCCCCGAACGGCAGTATGCGCCCGCTCTTTCCAGGAGGAGGGCGTTCGCGCCGGATCCGGTCCGGGTCGGATGGCCGGATGACCGGGGGCGGACGGGCGACGCAGCACCGGGACGCTTGAGACGCCGGAAAGTGGGCAGGGGCGCTGGGGAGACGCCGATGTGGGTGTCAAGGGAAGATCGAGGGAAGACCGAAGAACCGAAAAACCGAGGGAAGAGGCCGCAGGCGTGACGTTGACGGTGGATGCGGAGTCGCGGGGCGAGTGGGCCGTACTGCGGGTCGCGGGCGAACTCGACCTGGTGACCTCACCCGTGGTGCGCCAGCACGTCCACGACGCGGTCGCCGACGGGCGCCGCAGTGTGGTGCTCGATCTGTCGCAGGTGCTGTTCTGCGACTCCTCGGGGGTGGGGGTGCTGGTCGCCTCGCGGCGGCTGATGCGCTCGTGCGCCGGGCAGCTGCGGCTGATCCTGCCGCACCGGGGCGCGGAGGACGGCTCGCACGTCAACCGGGTGCTGGCCGCGCTCGGGGTGCGGCG
It contains:
- a CDS encoding RNA polymerase sigma factor, with product MAHETPPEWDRAMRRRLERGEAAALAELYDRFASLAYGIAQRVLSDEDATARVTREVFGRIWATPDSFDPEQGPMRSWIADEAHRLAVARLRRREGTGAGSAERIRTASTLARADYIVTAMPAPLREALELARGGRTDYREVARELGISDAEARRRLRLGLQLLSSAATYPDGGADDVRREHRG
- a CDS encoding STAS domain-containing protein yields the protein MTLTVDAESRGEWAVLRVAGELDLVTSPVVRQHVHDAVADGRRSVVLDLSQVLFCDSSGVGVLVASRRLMRSCAGQLRLILPHRGAEDGSHVNRVLAALGVRRLFDCYPDLESATAEPLPA